One region of Chlamydia psittaci 6BC genomic DNA includes:
- the cydB gene encoding cytochrome d ubiquinol oxidase subunit II: protein MEFSLTSMLPIAWYAILVVAVFAYSLGDGFDLGLSTIYFTSRGDEERRVLLNSIGPIWDGNEVWLIIIFGGLFAGFPPAYGALLSIFYMPIWTLVLLYIFRGCSLEFRSKTESAKWKSFWDVTFCISGIMISFFLGVIVGNMVLGLPISPTTPYSSLSWILFFRPYTLLCGALVVCAFAIHGVTFVLMKTTGELQQRIIKRFPYVLSAFLVVYLLLISTTLAMIPQVQGNSFQVGSFAGVPTYPLLTLLLAMTLGCCFATKTCISRERYGCAFLYSSLNLLLLILSAVTLVFPNILFSTVDPENSYTIYNAAASTKTLQSLLVIVLVGLPFIAAYGVYIYRVFRGKTDFPSVY from the coding sequence ATGGAATTTTCATTAACTTCGATGTTGCCAATAGCTTGGTACGCTATACTAGTGGTTGCAGTATTTGCTTATTCTCTAGGAGATGGTTTTGATTTAGGTTTGAGCACAATCTATTTCACCTCTCGTGGAGATGAAGAACGACGCGTATTACTTAACTCTATAGGACCCATTTGGGACGGTAATGAGGTCTGGCTGATTATTATTTTTGGCGGACTTTTTGCAGGATTTCCCCCCGCTTATGGTGCATTGCTATCTATTTTCTATATGCCAATATGGACTTTAGTTTTGCTTTATATCTTTCGGGGATGTTCTTTAGAGTTTCGTAGTAAGACTGAGTCAGCAAAATGGAAATCTTTTTGGGATGTTACTTTCTGCATATCCGGAATAATGATTAGCTTTTTCCTAGGTGTTATAGTAGGGAATATGGTCTTAGGATTGCCTATATCTCCTACAACTCCGTATTCTTCATTATCTTGGATACTCTTTTTCCGCCCCTATACGTTGTTGTGTGGAGCTCTTGTTGTTTGTGCTTTTGCAATTCATGGGGTAACTTTTGTTTTAATGAAAACTACCGGTGAATTACAACAGCGGATTATTAAACGCTTTCCTTATGTTTTGTCAGCATTTTTAGTTGTTTATCTACTGTTAATTAGTACTACACTTGCCATGATACCGCAAGTACAAGGGAACTCTTTCCAAGTAGGTAGTTTTGCTGGTGTCCCTACATATCCTCTGTTGACACTTTTATTGGCTATGACTTTAGGTTGTTGCTTTGCAACTAAAACTTGCATATCTCGAGAACGTTATGGCTGTGCTTTTCTCTATTCTTCGCTGAATTTACTGCTTTTAATATTATCTGCTGTAACTTTGGTTTTCCCAAATATCTTATTTTCTACAGTAGACCCTGAGAATAGCTATACGATTTATAATGCAGCAGCAAGCACAAAAACTTTGCAAAGCCTATTAGTCATTGTACTGGTTGGTTTGCCGTTTATAGCTGCCTATGGTGTGTATATTTATCGTGTTTTCAGAGGGAAAACAGATTTCCCTTCTGTGTATTAG
- a CDS encoding CdaR family protein yields MDLEKMIDFFSRFFIRNWLRKVVSLGFAIIIWVLVGQTVTVTRTLNNIPVRIIDLNPDQTVLGLQSNGLLDKKVSLTITGNKNTVHDLRPTNLEVVISATGHSESWIAAIDKYNLVSLDGETNIRRDIQSVSADDIFIRLTQYVTEDITVTITTPVGSPPKGYEYLDVWPKYLIQKVSGPKEYVNALKDQGLELTFNLNKVSFEELERNRIAQGNHDEIIFPIPEEWKKILIPFGNTNTYENLNDPQADFLRLLFLKQEFIPLNLNLPVLLFFPVKYSNTFNPLAYTLEPSHPIILNQGIYQINIPLYVKDVSKLFLDVVKNNIALAVVMAPPHENNSVNWAVEFIDEKTLEDTFVQAIMAQEHGILHDFALIDETGIRHRFREYLRKLTLFGKDGFPLNLSAEISHNKVIIRSKPTETSKLHKKDW; encoded by the coding sequence ATGGATTTGGAAAAAATGATCGATTTCTTTTCTCGTTTTTTCATTCGTAATTGGCTGAGAAAGGTGGTGTCTTTGGGCTTTGCCATCATCATTTGGGTGCTCGTCGGGCAAACAGTAACTGTTACCCGAACGTTAAATAATATTCCTGTGCGTATTATTGACCTCAATCCAGATCAAACTGTATTAGGATTACAAAGTAACGGGTTATTAGATAAAAAAGTCTCTTTAACGATTACAGGGAATAAAAATACAGTTCATGATCTTCGTCCCACAAACTTGGAAGTCGTTATTAGTGCTACAGGACATTCAGAAAGCTGGATAGCAGCTATTGACAAGTACAATCTTGTCAGTCTTGATGGTGAAACTAATATCCGTAGAGATATTCAAAGTGTTTCTGCTGATGATATTTTTATTCGCCTTACACAATATGTCACCGAGGATATTACAGTAACGATTACGACTCCTGTAGGTAGTCCCCCTAAAGGTTACGAATACTTGGATGTTTGGCCAAAATATCTGATTCAAAAAGTTAGCGGTCCTAAAGAGTATGTCAACGCTCTTAAAGATCAAGGACTGGAACTCACGTTTAATCTCAATAAGGTATCTTTTGAAGAATTAGAAAGAAATCGTATTGCTCAAGGGAATCATGATGAAATTATCTTTCCTATTCCTGAGGAATGGAAAAAAATTCTCATCCCATTTGGGAATACAAATACATATGAGAACCTAAACGATCCTCAAGCAGATTTTTTACGTCTATTATTTTTAAAACAGGAATTTATTCCTCTAAATCTTAATCTCCCTGTTTTGCTTTTCTTCCCTGTGAAGTACAGCAACACTTTCAATCCTTTAGCCTATACTTTAGAACCTTCCCATCCAATTATTCTGAATCAGGGCATTTATCAAATTAATATCCCTCTTTATGTGAAAGACGTAAGTAAGCTTTTCTTAGATGTCGTAAAGAATAACATTGCTTTAGCCGTTGTTATGGCGCCCCCACATGAGAATAACTCTGTAAATTGGGCTGTAGAGTTTATAGATGAAAAGACTCTCGAGGATACCTTTGTTCAAGCAATCATGGCACAAGAACATGGAATTCTTCATGATTTCGCTTTGATTGATGAAACAGGAATACGTCATCGCTTCCGTGAATATCTAAGAAAACTTACCTTATTTGGCAAAGATGGATTTCCATTAAATCTTTCTGCAGAGATTTCTCATAATAAGGTGATTATTCGTTCAAAACCTACAGAAACCTCAAAGCTACATAAAAAGGATTGGTAG
- a CDS encoding cytochrome ubiquinol oxidase subunit I, producing MDTVILSRIQFGLFIAFHYLFVPLSMGLSMMLVLMEGLYLVTKKNIYKQMTWFWIGVFAITFVVGVVTGIMQIFSFGSNWSRFSEYTGNVFGTLLGSEGIFAFFLESGFLGVLLFGRHKVSKKMHFFATCMVALGAHMSAFWIVCANSWMQTPSGYEMAMHNGQLVPVMTSFWQVVFSPSSINRYIHVVLGTWLSGIFLVISVSAYYLRKQRHVEFALKGLKLGALTGIIVLILQLWSADVTARGVAKTQPAKLAAFEGIFKTEEYSPIYLFGYVDVKNQKVIGLPIPGGLSFLVHRNPKTPVTGLDQIPQDEWPNVQLVFQFYHLMVMLWGLMVILAVISWFAYKKKRWALRPFFLSILSFSVLCPEVCNEVGWFAAEMGRQPWVVYGLLKTKDAVSPIIRGEQVMQSLILFSLVFVCLLSLFLFLLCKKIQRGPDQNDLNEVEV from the coding sequence ATGGATACAGTAATTTTATCTAGAATACAGTTTGGTTTATTTATTGCATTTCATTACCTGTTTGTTCCTTTGAGCATGGGTCTCAGTATGATGCTTGTCCTAATGGAGGGCTTGTATCTAGTTACGAAGAAGAATATCTATAAACAAATGACGTGGTTTTGGATTGGCGTATTTGCAATAACATTTGTTGTTGGCGTTGTCACTGGAATCATGCAAATTTTTTCCTTTGGATCTAATTGGTCGAGGTTTTCTGAATATACAGGGAACGTGTTTGGAACACTTTTAGGAAGTGAGGGTATTTTCGCTTTTTTCTTAGAGTCTGGCTTTTTAGGCGTATTGCTATTTGGACGTCATAAAGTTTCTAAGAAAATGCACTTTTTCGCTACGTGTATGGTCGCTTTAGGAGCTCATATGAGTGCTTTCTGGATAGTGTGTGCTAACTCTTGGATGCAAACGCCTTCAGGTTATGAAATGGCCATGCATAACGGACAGCTTGTTCCTGTGATGACTTCATTTTGGCAAGTAGTCTTCTCACCTTCAAGTATAAATCGCTATATTCATGTGGTATTGGGCACGTGGCTTTCGGGTATTTTCCTAGTGATTAGCGTAAGTGCGTATTATTTGCGTAAACAACGCCACGTAGAATTTGCTCTTAAGGGATTAAAATTGGGTGCCTTGACTGGTATTATCGTGCTCATTTTGCAGTTGTGGTCTGCAGATGTTACAGCACGTGGTGTTGCGAAGACGCAACCTGCAAAATTAGCTGCTTTTGAAGGTATATTTAAAACTGAAGAATACAGCCCAATCTATTTGTTTGGTTACGTAGATGTAAAAAACCAAAAAGTTATAGGCTTACCTATTCCTGGAGGTCTTTCATTCTTAGTGCATAGAAATCCTAAGACTCCGGTTACAGGTTTAGATCAAATTCCACAAGATGAGTGGCCTAACGTGCAACTGGTATTCCAATTTTACCATCTTATGGTAATGCTATGGGGACTTATGGTGATTTTGGCGGTCATTTCATGGTTTGCCTATAAGAAAAAACGTTGGGCATTAAGACCGTTCTTCTTATCCATACTTTCATTTTCTGTTCTTTGCCCCGAGGTCTGTAATGAAGTGGGCTGGTTTGCTGCAGAAATGGGAAGACAACCCTGGGTTGTTTATGGCTTATTAAAAACTAAGGACGCTGTTTCTCCTATAATCCGCGGAGAACAGGTTATGCAGTCTCTGATTTTATTTAGTTTGGTGTTTGTTTGTCTCTTATCTTTATTTCTCTTTCTTTTATGTAAAAAAATACAACGAGGACCAGACCAAAACGATCTTAATGAGGTGGAAGTATAA
- a CDS encoding lauroyl acyltransferase (Acylates the intermediate (KDO)2-lipid IVA to form (KDO)2-(lauroyl)-lipid IVA) — protein sequence MLRRAKQSFVDFFVYYLGITVIGIFKHIPRSLLHRLGKALGTLVFYTISDYRKTALTNLALAFPDKSFKERQSIAKHSIQHVMITVLELLAVEGLISHLNDLISIATAESHPEGFSSDEVLTHKELQDTFSKLDENEGVILFCGHQANWELPFLYITRDYPGLAFAKPIKNARLNKKIFSLREIFKGKIVAPKQGINTALQALQQGYVIGIVGDQALLISSYTYPLFGHEAFTTTSPALLAYKTGKPVIAISICRNKNGYTIVPSKKLYADKSLPIKDATTSLMNKLMSFLETGIAHKPQQWMWMHKRWKRKLHKGLKKKYAYSHILVIVNSGDLDHLGQFLSDLERLYSGAALTLALYNPTKEKIFTSNLHQYTIKEFSHLETLYALPNSFPAVFDLADLPGRLHKHFKKTGSVALYTRKALEKKISQPTAPLITALKKFSKNS from the coding sequence ATGTTGCGTCGTGCTAAGCAAAGCTTTGTAGACTTTTTCGTTTACTATCTAGGAATAACTGTAATCGGTATTTTCAAACATATTCCTCGTTCTTTGTTACATCGCTTAGGAAAAGCTCTAGGAACTCTCGTTTTTTATACTATCTCGGACTATAGAAAAACGGCTCTTACCAATTTAGCATTAGCTTTCCCTGATAAATCTTTTAAAGAAAGACAATCCATTGCTAAGCATTCGATACAACATGTAATGATTACTGTTTTAGAATTGTTAGCAGTAGAAGGACTCATTAGTCATCTTAATGATTTAATTTCCATAGCTACAGCAGAATCGCATCCTGAAGGATTTTCTTCGGACGAAGTGCTCACACACAAAGAATTACAAGATACCTTTTCTAAGCTCGATGAAAATGAAGGAGTTATCTTGTTTTGTGGCCACCAAGCAAACTGGGAACTGCCTTTTCTTTATATTACGAGAGACTATCCAGGTCTAGCCTTTGCTAAACCTATAAAAAACGCCCGGTTAAATAAAAAAATTTTTTCATTGAGGGAAATCTTTAAAGGGAAAATTGTTGCTCCGAAACAAGGAATCAATACTGCTCTTCAAGCCTTACAACAAGGGTATGTTATCGGCATCGTCGGTGATCAAGCATTACTGATCTCTTCTTATACTTATCCACTCTTCGGGCATGAAGCATTTACAACAACATCTCCCGCTTTACTCGCATATAAAACAGGCAAGCCTGTGATCGCCATATCCATATGCCGGAATAAAAACGGCTATACTATTGTTCCTAGCAAAAAGCTCTATGCTGATAAATCTCTTCCTATCAAAGATGCCACAACATCACTTATGAACAAGCTCATGAGTTTCTTAGAAACAGGCATAGCTCATAAGCCACAGCAATGGATGTGGATGCATAAACGATGGAAACGTAAACTGCACAAGGGGTTAAAAAAGAAATATGCCTATAGTCACATACTCGTTATTGTCAACTCTGGGGATCTTGATCACCTCGGACAATTTCTTTCTGACCTAGAGCGACTCTACTCAGGAGCTGCGTTAACATTAGCCTTATATAACCCGACTAAAGAAAAGATTTTTACCTCGAACCTACACCAATATACTATAAAAGAGTTTTCACATCTTGAAACTCTCTATGCTCTTCCCAATAGCTTTCCCGCTGTATTTGATTTAGCAGACCTTCCAGGACGCCTGCATAAGCATTTTAAGAAAACGGGATCAGTGGCTCTGTACACCCGAAAAGCATTAGAAAAGAAAATCTCCCAACCTACAGCTCCCTTAATTACAGCACTCAAGAAGTTTTCAAAAAATTCTTAA
- the cdaA gene encoding diadenylate cyclase CdaA yields MPIDITYYTTPLLEIVLIWVMLNYLLKFFWGTRAMDVVFGLLAFLFLFVLADKLHFPIIRRLMLHVVNVAAIVVFIIFQPEIRLALSRVRFHGRKFVIDLQDQFIEHLTSCIYQMSERQIGALVVLENKDSFDEFLSFSSVKINADFSEELLETIFEPSSPLHDGAVILRAETIAYARVVLPLAQDTTQLSRSMGTRHRAALGASQRTDALIIIVSEENGYVSLSRDGILTRGVKMDRFKAVLRSILTLKEQKHKPFSSWIWKK; encoded by the coding sequence ATGCCCATAGATATTACTTACTATACAACGCCCTTATTAGAGATTGTTCTGATTTGGGTAATGTTAAATTATCTGTTAAAGTTCTTTTGGGGAACTCGAGCCATGGACGTTGTCTTTGGTTTGCTAGCTTTTCTATTTCTCTTTGTTCTCGCAGACAAGCTACATTTTCCTATTATCCGACGATTGATGCTCCATGTCGTTAATGTTGCTGCCATTGTCGTTTTTATTATTTTCCAGCCAGAAATCCGACTGGCTTTATCTCGTGTACGCTTTCATGGACGAAAGTTTGTTATTGATTTACAGGATCAATTTATTGAGCATCTAACTTCCTGCATTTATCAAATGTCTGAGAGACAAATTGGCGCTCTTGTTGTTCTTGAAAATAAAGATTCTTTCGATGAATTCTTAAGCTTTTCTTCCGTAAAAATTAATGCAGACTTTTCAGAAGAGCTTCTAGAAACAATTTTCGAACCTTCTTCTCCTCTGCATGATGGAGCTGTAATCCTCAGAGCAGAAACCATAGCCTATGCTCGTGTTGTTCTTCCCCTAGCCCAAGATACAACACAGTTATCTCGTTCTATGGGGACCCGTCATCGTGCAGCTTTAGGAGCTAGTCAACGTACCGATGCATTGATCATCATTGTCTCTGAAGAGAATGGTTATGTATCACTATCCCGCGATGGAATTTTGACTCGCGGAGTCAAGATGGATAGATTCAAAGCTGTGCTAAGAAGCATCCTTACTCTGAAAGAACAAAAACATAAACCCTTTAGCTCATGGATTTGGAAAAAATGA
- the pyk gene encoding pyruvate kinase: protein MIARTKIICTIGPATNTPEMLERLLDAGMNVARLNFSHGTHESHGQTINLLKELREKKGAPLAIMLDTKGPEIRLGKIPTPIKVARGQKITLVEKEIEGSLEGGVTLHPQCVFPFVREGTEVLIDDGYLQAVITSVGDDWLELEFINSGELKSHKSLSIREIDLALPFMTDKDIHDLKFGVDQGVDVIAASFVRCAEDIESMRKCLADCGREDMPIIAKIENRLGVENFPQIAKVADGIMIARGDLGIELSVVEVPSLQKFMAKVSRETGRFCITATQMLESMIRNVLPTRAEVSDIANAIYDGTSAVMLSGETASGSHPIAAVKIMRSVIQETEKNLNYMSFLEINDSESAVKVSPYLQSIGLSGIQIAEKAAAKAIIVYTESGGSPIFLSKYRPRFPIIAVTPNLSVYYRLALEWGVYPMLTEESDRTVWRHQACVYGIERGILSNYDKVLVLSRGAQMKDTNNLTLTTVNDIVSASAK, encoded by the coding sequence ATGATCGCAAGAACGAAAATCATTTGTACTATAGGTCCGGCAACAAATACTCCGGAAATGCTTGAGAGGCTTTTAGACGCGGGTATGAACGTCGCCAGGTTAAACTTTAGTCATGGTACTCATGAAAGTCATGGTCAGACAATAAATCTTCTTAAAGAGTTGCGAGAGAAAAAAGGAGCCCCTTTAGCGATTATGTTGGACACTAAAGGTCCAGAAATTCGCTTAGGAAAGATTCCCACGCCAATTAAGGTAGCACGAGGCCAGAAAATCACTTTAGTAGAGAAAGAGATCGAGGGATCGCTCGAAGGAGGAGTCACTTTACATCCTCAATGTGTCTTCCCTTTTGTTCGTGAAGGTACTGAAGTTTTGATAGACGATGGGTATCTCCAAGCTGTTATCACTTCTGTTGGTGACGATTGGTTAGAGTTAGAATTTATTAATTCTGGAGAGTTGAAGTCTCATAAGTCTTTAAGTATCAGAGAAATTGATTTAGCTCTTCCTTTTATGACCGATAAGGATATCCATGATCTTAAATTTGGAGTAGATCAGGGTGTCGATGTGATTGCGGCTTCCTTTGTTCGTTGTGCTGAAGATATCGAGAGTATGCGCAAGTGCTTAGCAGATTGTGGGCGTGAGGATATGCCGATTATTGCTAAGATAGAAAATCGCCTAGGTGTAGAAAATTTCCCGCAGATTGCCAAAGTTGCAGATGGGATTATGATTGCCCGTGGGGATTTAGGAATCGAGCTGTCTGTTGTGGAAGTTCCTAGTTTGCAAAAATTTATGGCAAAAGTCTCTCGTGAAACAGGGCGTTTTTGTATTACTGCTACACAGATGTTAGAATCTATGATTCGCAATGTATTGCCAACGCGTGCAGAGGTTTCTGATATAGCGAACGCTATTTATGATGGGACATCTGCAGTGATGCTATCAGGAGAAACAGCTTCAGGTAGTCATCCTATAGCTGCTGTGAAAATCATGCGTTCTGTAATTCAAGAAACGGAAAAAAACCTCAATTACATGTCTTTCCTAGAGATTAATGATAGTGAGAGTGCTGTTAAGGTATCTCCTTATCTTCAGTCTATAGGGCTGTCAGGAATTCAAATTGCTGAGAAGGCAGCAGCCAAAGCCATTATCGTGTATACAGAATCTGGAGGCTCTCCGATTTTCCTTTCTAAGTATCGTCCACGCTTCCCCATCATTGCTGTTACACCAAACCTGTCTGTATACTACCGACTTGCTTTAGAGTGGGGGGTATACCCTATGCTTACCGAAGAGTCGGATCGTACAGTCTGGAGACATCAAGCTTGTGTCTATGGTATCGAAAGAGGAATTTTATCAAATTACGATAAAGTTTTAGTGTTAAGTCGCGGAGCACAAATGAAAGATACCAATAATCTGACATTGACAACAGTTAATGACATCGTCTCAGCATCAGCTAAATAA